A single Candidatus Limnocylindria bacterium DNA region contains:
- a CDS encoding acyl-CoA dehydrogenase family protein, giving the protein MDFDLSPEQQQIHKLANEFADREIAPGARERDRAERFPDDVLRKMAPIGFLGGPIPEEYGGMGVDFISHAIITEAIGRADSSVRTTLSVQISLVEITILKFGTEEQKRTWLPRLCKGDVIGCFGLTEPAVGSDATRLQATAKRDGNDWIINGRKMWISNGSVSKLALVFATIDPSKGYKGITAFLIDRDKSPYGSQALHGKLGLRSSDSSELILDNVRVPDAMRLGEVGEGFKIAMAALDSGRYSVAAGAVGQAQAAIDASVAYATQRQAFGKPIAAHQLVQEMIADMVVETEAARLLVYRAGHLKNRGVASTRETSIAKLYAGEIAQRACDNAIQIHGGYGFSDEFPVERLWRDARVNRLYEGTTQIQKLIIGRFTTGIDAIG; this is encoded by the coding sequence ATGGACTTCGACCTCTCCCCCGAACAGCAGCAGATCCACAAGCTCGCCAACGAGTTCGCCGATCGTGAGATCGCGCCTGGCGCGCGCGAGCGCGACCGCGCCGAGCGGTTTCCGGACGACGTGCTGAGGAAGATGGCGCCCATCGGTTTCCTCGGCGGCCCCATCCCCGAGGAGTACGGCGGCATGGGCGTCGACTTCATCTCGCACGCGATCATCACCGAGGCCATCGGCCGCGCGGATTCGTCCGTCCGCACGACCTTGTCGGTCCAGATCTCGCTCGTCGAGATCACGATCCTGAAGTTCGGGACCGAAGAGCAGAAGCGCACCTGGCTCCCGCGCCTGTGCAAGGGCGACGTGATCGGATGCTTCGGACTCACCGAGCCGGCGGTCGGGAGCGACGCGACGCGGCTGCAAGCCACCGCGAAGCGCGACGGCAACGATTGGATCATCAACGGCCGCAAGATGTGGATCTCGAACGGATCGGTATCCAAGCTCGCGCTCGTGTTCGCGACCATCGATCCGTCAAAGGGCTACAAGGGCATCACCGCGTTCCTCATCGACCGCGACAAGAGCCCGTATGGAAGCCAGGCGCTGCACGGGAAGCTCGGCCTCCGCTCGTCGGACTCGAGCGAGCTGATCCTCGACAACGTGCGCGTTCCCGACGCGATGCGACTGGGCGAGGTCGGCGAGGGGTTCAAGATCGCGATGGCCGCGCTGGACTCGGGGCGCTACTCGGTGGCCGCCGGCGCGGTCGGCCAGGCTCAGGCCGCGATCGATGCCTCCGTCGCGTACGCCACTCAGCGGCAGGCGTTCGGAAAGCCCATCGCGGCGCATCAGCTCGTGCAGGAGATGATCGCGGACATGGTGGTCGAGACCGAGGCCGCGCGGCTTCTCGTCTATCGCGCCGGCCACCTGAAGAACAGGGGCGTGGCAAGCACGCGCGAGACGAGCATCGCGAAGCTGTACGCCGGCGAGATCGCGCAGCGCGCCTGCGACAACGCGATCCAGATCCACGGCGGCTACGGCTTCTCGGATGAGTTCCCTGTCGAGCGGCTCTGGCGCGACGCGCGCGTGAATCGCCTCTACGAGGGCACGACCCAGATCCAGAAGCTCATCATCGGACGCTTTACGACC
- a CDS encoding TIGR03619 family F420-dependent LLM class oxidoreductase — protein MRVGVDLPLLTMPGRDAVLAHARAVERLGFDSLWMNSHTVIPVTFAANYPYSADGRPVWNATSSWLDALTTIAFVAAATERVRLGIAVVPLITTHPVRLAKQVATIDVLSNGRFELGVGGGWLVEEAQALGNPTDHRIRRMEETIEILRRAWREPTFSYDGRFWKIPPVGVNPRPPQGERLPLWIGGHGDAALRVAVEHDAGLFIWVPTADKLAAYHQRLRASSATAPLGASLPLARVEDNGWLEAALAMRDAGADLLVIGRRWDDGTLRDLERFAKEVLPALA, from the coding sequence GTGCGCGTTGGCGTGGACCTGCCGCTCCTCACGATGCCGGGCCGCGACGCGGTGTTAGCGCATGCGCGCGCGGTCGAGCGGCTCGGCTTCGACTCGCTATGGATGAACTCTCACACTGTCATACCGGTCACGTTCGCGGCGAACTATCCGTACAGCGCCGACGGCCGGCCCGTGTGGAACGCCACGAGCTCGTGGCTCGACGCGCTGACGACCATCGCCTTCGTCGCGGCGGCGACGGAGCGCGTGCGCCTCGGCATCGCGGTCGTACCGCTCATCACGACGCACCCTGTCAGGCTCGCGAAACAGGTCGCCACGATCGACGTGCTCTCGAACGGACGCTTCGAGCTCGGCGTCGGCGGTGGCTGGCTCGTCGAGGAGGCGCAGGCGCTCGGGAATCCGACCGACCATCGCATCCGGCGCATGGAGGAGACGATCGAGATCCTGCGTCGCGCGTGGCGCGAGCCGACGTTCAGCTACGACGGGCGCTTCTGGAAGATCCCGCCGGTCGGCGTCAATCCGAGACCGCCCCAGGGCGAGCGGCTGCCCCTGTGGATCGGAGGACATGGGGATGCCGCCCTGCGTGTGGCCGTCGAGCACGACGCCGGTCTGTTCATCTGGGTGCCCACGGCGGACAAGCTCGCCGCATACCACCAGAGGCTCCGCGCCTCGAGCGCGACCGCGCCGCTCGGCGCATCCCTTCCGCTGGCGCGCGTCGAAGACAACGGCTGGCTTGAGGCGGCGCTCGCAATGCGCGACGCGGGAGCGGACCTGCTCGTCATCGGCCGGCGGTGGGACGACGGCACGCTGCGAGACCTGGAGCGCTTCGCGAAGGAGGTGTTGCCGGCGCTCGCATGA
- a CDS encoding HAD family hydrolase — protein MKALLFDLDNTLLMEDDVTFRAVRAACDRAEGRAPAERLYEATLRIADDRWRAAPTSAYADRMGIWWGEGLWGEFKGDGDGLHALRDFVPIFRREVWRDALAECGVADSDLVADLDEVYRHTRRAGEIVDPDAGAVLDDLSRDHRLALVTNGAPDVQREKLGRAALMHYFAAVVISAEIDVGKPDRRIFTAALDAIGATADAAVMIGDSLPRDIRGAHNASLRSIWVDRGDVVPKPDDAMPDARVAALSQIRSCLDAWEPDAASPRGSP, from the coding sequence ATGAAAGCACTCCTCTTCGACCTCGACAACACGCTGCTCATGGAGGACGACGTCACGTTCCGCGCGGTGCGCGCGGCTTGTGACCGGGCGGAGGGGCGAGCTCCCGCCGAACGGCTGTACGAGGCGACCCTCCGCATCGCGGACGATCGCTGGCGTGCCGCGCCAACGTCGGCGTACGCCGACCGTATGGGCATCTGGTGGGGTGAGGGCCTGTGGGGCGAGTTCAAAGGAGACGGCGACGGTCTCCACGCGCTGCGCGATTTCGTGCCGATATTCCGGCGCGAGGTGTGGCGCGACGCCCTCGCCGAGTGCGGTGTCGCCGACTCCGACCTCGTAGCGGATCTCGACGAGGTGTATCGCCACACGCGTCGCGCAGGCGAGATCGTCGATCCGGACGCCGGTGCCGTGCTCGACGATCTCTCGCGCGACCATCGCCTCGCGCTCGTGACGAACGGTGCGCCCGATGTGCAGCGTGAGAAGCTCGGTCGCGCCGCGCTCATGCACTACTTCGCGGCGGTCGTCATCTCCGCCGAGATCGACGTCGGAAAACCAGACCGGCGGATCTTCACGGCCGCACTCGACGCGATCGGCGCAACCGCGGACGCCGCGGTGATGATCGGCGACAGCCTGCCGCGCGACATCCGCGGCGCACACAATGCCAGCCTGCGATCCATCTGGGTCGATCGCGGCGATGTGGTCCCAAAGCCGGATGATGCGATGCCGGACGCGCGCGTGGCCGCGCTCAGTCAGATCCGGTCGTGCCTCGACGCGTGGGAGCCTGACGCCGCTTCTCCTCGAGGCTCGCCCTGA
- the hisIE gene encoding bifunctional phosphoribosyl-AMP cyclohydrolase/phosphoribosyl-ATP diphosphatase HisIE: protein MTGEIRFDERGLVPAVVQDAATGAVLMLAYMDREALDVTVRTREVHFHSRSRDKLWKKGETSGNVLHLVELVADCDADALLVKVHPAGPACHTGDATCFGPVNATDLGRFLSELAAMLRQRRRDLPVDSYSAELFKGGHEAIAAKLIEEAGETAAALRGEGRERTISELTDLLYVMLVLATQVEATPDEIRASLEEKRRQAPTRRGTTGSD, encoded by the coding sequence ATGACCGGTGAGATCCGGTTCGACGAGCGCGGTCTGGTCCCGGCCGTCGTCCAGGACGCCGCGACCGGCGCGGTGCTGATGCTGGCGTACATGGACCGCGAGGCGCTGGACGTCACGGTGCGCACGCGCGAGGTCCACTTCCACAGCCGCTCGCGCGACAAACTGTGGAAGAAGGGCGAAACGAGCGGCAATGTTCTGCATCTCGTCGAGCTCGTGGCGGATTGCGACGCTGATGCGCTCCTCGTGAAGGTCCACCCGGCGGGGCCGGCATGCCACACCGGCGACGCAACGTGTTTCGGTCCGGTGAACGCGACCGATCTCGGACGCTTCCTCTCGGAGCTCGCGGCGATGCTGCGTCAGCGCCGCCGCGACCTGCCCGTGGACTCCTACTCCGCGGAGCTCTTCAAGGGGGGGCATGAGGCGATCGCGGCGAAGCTGATCGAGGAGGCCGGCGAGACCGCGGCCGCTCTACGTGGTGAGGGTCGCGAGCGGACGATCAGCGAGCTCACCGATCTCCTCTATGTGATGCTGGTCCTCGCGACGCAGGTCGAGGCGACGCCGGATGAGATCAGGGCGAGCCTCGAGGAGAAGCGGCGTCAGGCTCCCACGCGTCGAGGCACGACCGGATCTGACTGA
- the hisF gene encoding imidazole glycerol phosphate synthase subunit HisF gives MLARRIIPCLDVKDGRVVKGTRFIEIRDAGDPVDLAARYDREGADELVFLDITASAEQRRTVIDLAQQVAATLTIPFCVGGGIGSVDLAAAILRAGADKVAVNTAAVRRPALLGEIAGRAGSQAAVLAIDAKRRDDGSYEVYVEGGRTPTGLDAVEWARRGVEAGAGEILLTSMDRDGTRDGFELDLTARVADAVRVPVIASGGAGRPSDFVELFRRTGAEAGLAASIFHSGEIAVAALKEELGRRGVNVRPSVEAA, from the coding sequence ATGCTGGCTCGGCGCATCATCCCCTGCCTCGACGTGAAGGACGGCCGTGTCGTGAAGGGCACCCGGTTCATCGAAATCCGCGACGCCGGTGACCCGGTCGACCTCGCCGCGCGTTACGACCGCGAAGGTGCGGATGAGCTCGTGTTCCTCGACATCACCGCTTCCGCGGAGCAGCGGCGCACGGTCATCGATCTGGCGCAGCAGGTCGCCGCGACGCTCACGATCCCGTTCTGCGTCGGCGGCGGGATCGGCTCGGTGGATCTCGCGGCGGCGATCCTGCGCGCGGGCGCCGACAAGGTCGCGGTGAACACCGCGGCGGTGCGGCGGCCGGCACTGCTCGGTGAGATCGCCGGCCGCGCGGGCTCGCAGGCCGCGGTGCTCGCGATCGATGCGAAGCGCCGCGACGACGGTTCGTACGAGGTCTATGTGGAAGGCGGCCGCACGCCGACCGGGCTCGACGCCGTCGAGTGGGCGCGCCGCGGGGTCGAGGCCGGCGCGGGCGAGATCCTGCTCACATCGATGGACCGCGACGGCACCCGTGACGGCTTCGAGCTCGATCTCACCGCACGCGTCGCTGACGCGGTGCGCGTGCCGGTGATCGCATCGGGCGGCGCGGGCCGGCCATCGGACTTCGTGGAGCTGTTCCGGCGCACCGGCGCGGAGGCGGGGCTGGCGGCGTCGATCTTCCATTCCGGTGAGATCGCGGTGGCGGCGTTGAAGGAGGAGCTCGGGCGGCGCGGCGTGAACGTCCGGCCGAGCGTCGAGGCCGCATGA